A region of Triplophysa dalaica isolate WHDGS20190420 chromosome 18, ASM1584641v1, whole genome shotgun sequence DNA encodes the following proteins:
- the bsna gene encoding protein bassoon isoform X4, giving the protein MGNEGSVESGEGGRMVPGPPDSGQLLKPVNGAAAGAGKALEPTAAMNRLAGGGGPPSSPMQGSGNPYTKVVHDGPRQFQTSSIHQPQIQASSGGVVGNQSPGQHASRRNLQVDFSSCAGRTGRSPTVSPDRASAPTSPYSVPQIAPMPSSKLCPVCNTAELASVHGSPNFNKCTQCQMTVCNQCGFNPNPHLTGVKEWLCLNCQMQRALGIDMTTPRSKSQQQIHSPSHQPKTDPIPKTHLSAQPAPQLQSQTQTQPKIQPQAQTQASSGIQRQIVPTGPHQTGLHGQQAQKEAVQAGLQSGPKDLQRQRGVAFGPKNPETGVQLGKPPHPGAVPLPGLVKAQSQSDLGWGSPVRYGGQPERTRSAGSSPARQPPSQEAPPQDGLTKLFGFGASLLNQASTLISVDPLSGPSQQPSPVRNQSAQGSRVIFSDANTGARAGAPGTTKTGPGGVVLPKGSEAVLQQHSPVHHQKVPKQQQSQTHPGTAALQQHPSPMKQPQPDRRKPDITCPLCKTPFNVGTTEPPNYRACTQCHTQVCNLCGFNPTPHLLEKKEWLCLNCQTQRLMSGGLDPLPIPHSSPNRQPVGSPKHQQLSRQQQQGPKAMTPQQKPPVSQQSGPTAPMAKPGTDIKTPQLTPATATHTSITTTFIGEDHRNETAPKLEKESDFHTKPSERKKMTEPIQTLVKDDKKELQRSKYYEETSKTNSTNDLSRSPQSLSDTGYSSDGISSSQSEITGVIQEEELKLNERGVTGHHTPPSPSEFLKLESSMRPLLESKLSSEGERTKDNKREKDHIRKHRSRSISISPEDYDSDEDLEGIMEEEEEPTDWETKQELRSISALEGNIGQKKRGLESEEMTDEEFMRRQIMEMSADEENEDELEEEEDNDDEGYSYKKPKKPQKHISDSGKEKHRLTYHSNSFEEDSKTTSDVYKGSAEEDHMASQGGLRRFKTIELNNSNSYSRDIELNNDNDLSLDREPELEMESLTGSPEERSRGEYSSTLPPTTSSYSSGISPTSISSMEDDSDSSPSRRQRLEEAKQQRKARHRSHGPLLPTIEDSSEEDELREEEELLREQEKMREVEQHRIRSTARKTKRDKEELRAQRRRERSKTPPSNLSPIEDASPTEELRQAAEMEELHRSSCSEYSPSADSDGEGYEMPSKLYKSGSEYNLPTFMSLYSPTEKPQTTSSSDTITTTSSGKQLKSAEEVYEEMMRKAEMLQKQQKQQQQQQQSCSGQQYSTSSYQESDIRNRQEYEDEYDYADHDDIAYENEDAVDIYEEIRQTSQNISKQLDDQKEMDDSYSEKQLLDTGSAFAKLLEQSNALLTPGTSPTQLSAPVSFSETGTGGRIPDVRVTQHFSKDVTKDRLRNQAGKNGITPRVAATTIAAYGVYARDAVTVSHTSASQTVSTTQPNLYGRQTGNTTITTSSVANVSHKIAAITQAYNQNAVRKVAISKGVQMRDSSTSSESGTASIRGYMYHERSPPLSPTSSPTQSPSQSPSRRTSEFSTQTVSPSMLASAGNAYHTSPVMTQSTQTSQRNALPCLFQNSSQNSTFVMRTEEFEPTCSQRPSRVNTATSPLSSPTRFSRQSTFDDYSPPDSPPYVAPHQQSPHQSFYRSYKPAKVNVGTSMVTTASMYTHGSHSMDNISLCHISTVPGTSRIEHGQRFHSGSVVDLRTAMKPTPFIMTDHGMDLTSLATESQKYSGIIEGSPIRQSTTIQPLIMNLNTQEQQHIVTSTATTVSVTVAASMFMSQPKQPVLYCDPLENRVDLGKGMEPVVCLALNKSPPTDPSIPKIDARLEELSVQQEQLLKQQQKLQQQQQILEEQLQQHHSLQQQQAVSFAKVDSSSRQHVLKKDMVVTQTSTSTQVNVISPAITSDVYSHVFQQETGSMNLTNVKPHTMMVQMGGTAQGSTVTQLIKSEDNQDVMDLSGQIKSENQATCCDMVYNLPFGGSCVGVPFSRKTVLDETTEQTSTTQPQLYQQPDLYQDRQTYQNCAIKSYTLPFPRRLQPSMSEINLTEAGLLSYSANLDPHYQSSGELFTDTAKDGYEVGYSGMGLQYGSYTDLRQGDVAALPIRRYSSLTNISSDSGYFPGDWGEPNLAQYSATTAREISRMCAALNSMDRYSSNPDILQLATGRYSGPPFNVNLLQAPRHNLKYGSDGKPLSHSQTLTDLINARQASLRAMYPSAIRSVDGMIYSTINTPIASTVPITTQPGSVLQPLIRGVYRPYAAPNMTPVPLASLTRLSLAPRTGQQPFHYPTPNLVSLTTAKVTMAITTAQDTPLFLGRSSVSLSVAERATPTQPHSVPAHSTTSAPILMQMVVPVSQTDIPINLSLSKTTAKSQIQYQQPQGTPSAHSYLPVHGQSKTDQPSLSSQRGQSNTTVPGSFIPHQEKESEERLHQQQEQLLQLERERVEMEKMRQLRLQDELDWERAELQRDREKEHVLVQREIQELQTIKQQVLNQQQAEKEGQLILQREQLAQQKKQLDQIQSLQQQLQQQLEEQKRQKSLANTPHSGKAGKMNQPQELVPDVLYNDVKVFLRSASEMCLRNSEEQTGNRSMRKQRSMPRLQDGHEGEVTMFPLPQRLVNSSVQTDDEDGEERYLVSRRRRNRRSVDCSVQTDDDEDRAEWEQPVRRRRSRYSRHVSESGVDHKSEMPSFSTPAARATSSSIAVQTIRDCSCQTETDHLTQVSPSIHVTVPDPNKVEIVHYVSGPERTQKGQSLACQTDPETQPQSIVAPQINVATTVCPTSVQLVGSADQLSPSHQSVMMLARRRPDPLEFGYQQHLHNESLSSLIRQQPKSPQVLYSPVSPLSSPQHTIETSFSSSERLNKAHVTPQKKSSIGEPLQRHQALPRPMKNIQRSMSDPKPLSPTTDENTKARISFYQQQALQSQLAALQQSSLLRKVKRTLPSPPPEETLTMVAPNLSQMFVPSLSSFKGGSRLAAKTSLLKDLTHELKAVEQESSKLRKQQAELEEEEKEIDAKLRYLELGITQRKDTLVKERERREVTYLRCMGDSRDYMSDSELNNLRLTSAATSFEGNGLLTRPSTAPLSQFTCELNTAAQFPPTSSFMPYQYPQSLITAPTPQASTLPSTGFNQPPYPSVTQAQALPQPTPLQTYPTLSYQVPGTFPSQGFPMSQPPYPTDTSVPPPTQPSHPGFQHTLPPTGGTTYPTYSAPYPSQAPPYPVGQTSTYQPQADTLTFQQKPRQTSLADLEHNMPTNYEVVSNPTVTITAQDTSYSQSGLGPPYGQYSPAVASTYGPYSSSVSNTYGGSLTTSTSSVYAPYTTTSSSGYGQYTTTTANTYGYTVTTASSYGQYNTIVTNTYGQAPMSDYMHSVDSPSMYSSEGLYGSSSLEQNVSRNYVMIDDICDLTKEGMGTAPDSHRSEGHGRYGTDGLHTRGGSSCSRPEDERDADPYDQHHGRAYHLGQEETDWFEKPRDVRGSRHYGSNGHSSRRGHVKHTYHDYDEPPEDLWPQTDYGQSRHVSSREHRQHGSGSSGRHPSRHSDEPRSSRSSRSSKDPSMRHDSRSLSSSGRRGESRSQGYHSTDYSCDPSGQHHSSRSGKQSSQYQGSSSRKQQDHLSSSRQPGSLGPTQKGSGGPSSRQPSSSQSAIDGQQGQRSQLPQQGQTSATRPGLQTSVIGSAQPQLVQAQQLQSKPAQAGPMARQPTSAAQATPAAMKPEPVTAIGAKASPIQPPKTTQPPLTGIGSKAGPRPGGIGSAAAGQPGVDGESVLSKILPGGAAEQAGKLGDAISGFGKKFSSLW; this is encoded by the exons GTTGGCTGGAGGGGGAGGGCCTCCATCAAGCCCTATGCAAGGAAGCGGAAACCCGTACACGAAGGTCGTCCATGACGGTCCCAGACAGTTCCAGACTTCTTCGATACATCAGCCTCAAATTCAAGCTTCATCAGGGGGTGTGGTAGGCAATCAAAGCCCCGGACAACATGCCTCCAGACGCAACCTTCAGGTGGACTTCAGCAGTTGTGCCGGACGAACGGGCCGCTCGCCAACTGTGTCCCCTGACCGAGCTAGTGCGCCAACCTCACCCTACTCAGTACCTCAGATAGCACCTATGCCCAGCAGTAAACTGTGTCCAGTCTGCAACACCGCCGAGCTTGCGAGTGTCCACGGCTCTCCAAACTTCAACAAGTGTACTCAGTGTCAAATGACTGTGTGCAATCAGTGCGGCTTCAACCCCAACCCACACCTCACTGGA GTCAAGGAGTGGCTCTGTCTAAACTGCCAGATGCAGAGAGCTTTAGGAATTGACATGACTACACCACGATCCAAAAGTCAACAACAGATACATTCCCCCTCTCATCAACCGAAGACTGATCCCATACCCAAGACCCATCTGTCAGCTCAACCTGCACCACAGCTACAATCCCAAACGCAGACACAGCCGAAAATTCAGCCCCAGGCTCAGACTCAGGCCTCCTCTGGGATCCAGAGACAGATTGTTCCCACTGGACCACACCAGACTGGACTTCATGGTCAACAGGCACAGAAAGAAGCGGTACAAGCAGGTCTTCAGTCAGGGCCCAAGGATCTCCAGAGGCAGCGCGGGGTGGCATTTGGACCAAAAAATCCAGAAACTGGGGTCCAATTGGGAAAACCTCCTCATCCAGGAGCAGTGCCTTTACCTGGATTAGTTAAGGCTCAGTCACAGTCGGACCTGGGGTGGGGATCTCCTGTGCGCTACGGAGGTCAACCTGAAAGGACCCGAAGTGCCGGAAGCTCTCCGGCCCGCCAGCCACCGTCCCAAGAAGCTCCTCCTCAGGATGGCCTAACTAAGCTCTTTGGTTTTGGGGCATCTCTCCTAAACCAGGCAAGCACGCTGATTTCTGTTGATCCTCTCTCTGGACCCTCGCAACAGCCCTCACCTGTCCGCAACCAGAGTGCTCAGGGCTCCAGGGTGATATTTAGCGACGCTAATACTGGAGCCAGAGCGGGGGCTCCTGGCACTACCAAAACAGGCCCAGGAGGTGTCGTGCTACCTAAAGGTTCTGAGGCCGTTCTACAGCAACATTCACCAGTTCACCATCAAAAAGTGCCAAAACAACAGCAGTCACAAACACACCCTGGAACGGCAGCATTACAACAGCACCCGTCACCAATGAAGCAGCCCCAGCCAGATAGACGGAAGCCAGACATCACCTGTCCACTGTGCAAAACTCCATTTAATGTCGGGACAACAGAACCGCCCAACTACAGGGCTTGCACCCAGTGTCATACACAGGTGTGTAATCTTTGTGGTTTTAACCCCACGCCTCATCTGCTGGAG aagaaagaatggcTCTGCCTTAACTGTCAGACTCAGCGACTGATGTCTGGTGGGCTTGACCCTCTTCCCATTCCACATTCATCTCCCAACCGCCAACCAGTGGGCTCACCCAAACACCAGCAACTCTCCCGTCAGCAACAGCAAGGGCCTAAAGCAATGACGCCACAGCAGAAGCCTCCAGTTTCTCAACAGAGTGGTCCAACAGCCCCCATGGCTAAACCAGGAACTGATATAAAAACTCCACAGCTTACTCCAGCTACAGCAACTCATACTTCCATCACAACTACATTTATTGGTGAAGATCATAGGAATGAAACTGCACCCAAACTGGAAAAAGAGTCTGACTTTCACACTAAACCAAGTGAGAGGAAAAAAATGACAGAGCCAATTCAGACTCTTGTCAAAGATGACAAAAAAGAGTTACAGAGATCCAAATACTATGAG GAAACTAGCAAGACAAACAGCACCAATGATCTGTCACGGAGCCCGCAGAGTTTGAGTGATACGGGTTATTCCTCTGATGGAATCTCCAGTTCACAAAGTGAGATCACTGGTGTTATCCAAGAGGAGGAGCTGAAGCTGAATGAGAGAGGTGTCACTGGGCACCATACTCCACCAAGCCCATCTGAGTTCCTTAAACTGGAGAGCTCCATGCGACCCCTTCTAGAGTCCAAATTGTCATCTGAAGGTGAAAGGACAAAGGATAACAAGCGAGAAAAGGATCATATCAGAAAGCATCGCTCTCGCTCAATATCAATTAGTCCAGAGGATTACGACTCTGATGAGGACCTTGAAGGCATtatggaggaggaagaagagccAACTGACTGGGAAACCAAGCAAGAACTTAGATCCATTTCTGCTTTAGAGGGTAACATTGGCCAAAAGAAAAGAGGCTTAGAATCAGAAGAGATGACTGATGAGGAGTTCATGAGGAGGCAAATAATGGAGATGAGTGCAGATGAAGAGAATGAGGATGAGCTTGAAGAAGAGGAAGACAACGACGATGAAGGCTATAGCTACAAAAAGCCAAAAAAGCCACAAAAGCATATCAGTGACTCAGGAAAAGAGAAGCACCGTCTCACGTATCACTCTAATAGCTTCGAAGAGGACAGCAAAACTACAAGTGATGTATACAAAGGATCTGCTGAAGAGGACCACATGGCCTCTCAAGGAGGCTTACGCAGATTCAAAACCATTGAACTCAACAACTCCAACAGCTATAGTCGAGACATTGAATTAAACAATGACAATGACCTAAGTCTGGACAGAGAGCCTGAGCTAGAAATGGAAAGCCTCACTGGCTCTCCAGAAGAACGTTCTAGAGGGGAATATTCCTCCACCCTTCCACCAACCACCTCTAGCTACAGCTCAGGGATATCCCCTACTTCAATATCCTCAATGGAAGATGACAGCGACAGTAGTCCAAGTCGCAGACAGCGGCTGGAGGAGGCAAAGCAGCAGAGGAAGGCCAGGCATCGATCCCATGGACCACTCCTGCCCACCATTGAGGATTCTTCCGAAGAAGATGAACTGAGGGAGGAAGAAGAACTCCTGAGAGAGCAGGAAAAGATGAGAGAAGTCGAGCAGCATAGAATAAGAAGCACTGCACGCAAAACAAAGCGTGACAAAGAGGAGCTCAGAGCACAAAGGCGCAGAGAGCGTTCCAAAACACCGCCCAGCAATCTCTCCCCCATTGAGGACGCTTCTCCCACAGAGGAACTGAGACAGGCAGCTGAGATGGAGGAACTTCACCGGTCATCCTGCTCAGAATACTCTCCTTCAGCTGATTCAGATGGGGAAGGCTATGAAATGCCATCAAAGCTATATAAATCTGGCAGCGAGTACAACCTTCCAACATTTATGTCACTTTACTCTCCTACTGAAAAACCACAGACCACTTCTTCATCAGATACTATAACCACTACTTCTAGTGGCAAACAATTAAAAAGCGCAGAAGAAGTATACGAAGAAATGATGAGGAAAGCTGAGATGCTGCAGAAACAGCAGAAgcagcaacaacagcagcagcagtcgTGCTCAGGCCAGCAATACAGCACAAGCTCATATCAAGAGTCTGACATTAGAAACCGACAGGAATATGAGGACGAATATGATTATGCTGATCATGACGATATCGCTTATGAGAATGAGGATGCAGTTGACATCTATGAAGAGATACGCCAAACTTCACAAAACATTTCCAAGCAGCTTGATGACCAAAAAGAAATGGATGACTCCTACTCAGAAAAGCAATTGTTGGATACAGGCTCAGCCTTTGCAAAGTTGCTGGAACAAAGCAATGCTTTATTGACTCCTGGCACAAGCCCCACCCAGCTCTCAGCACCAGTGTCGTTTTCTGAAACAGGGACTGGCGGTCGCATACCTGATGTCAGAGTAACTCAACATTTCTCTAAAGATGTGACCAAAGACAGGCTTCGAAATCAAGCCGGTAAAAATGGCATTACACCAAGAGTTGCTGCCACCACTATTGCTGCCTATGGAGTGTATGCCAGGGATGCAGTCACCGTCTCTCACACTAGTGCCAGTCAAACAGTGTCCACAACCCAACCTAATTTATACGGTCGGCAAACAGGAAACACTACCATAACAACCAGTAGCGTTGCAAATGTGTCTCACAAAATAGCTGCAATCACTCAGGCTTACAATCAAAACGCTGTAAGAAAAGTTGCAATCAGCAAAGGAGTACAAATGAGGGACAGTTCAACATCCTCAGAATCAGGCACAGCCTCCATTAGAGGTTATATGTATCATGAAAGGAGTCCGCCTCTTTCTCCCACTTCCTCTCCTACACAAAGTCCATCACAATCCCCCTCTAGGAGAACATCAGAGTTTTCGACTCAAACTGTTAGTCCTTCAATGTTAGCTTCCGCTGGAAATGCTTATCATACCTCTCCAGTTATGACACAAAGCACTCAGACTTCGCAAAGGAATGCCTTACCGTGCCTCTTTCAGAATTCCTCTCAAAATAGCACTTTTGTCATGAGAACAGAAGAGTTTGAGCCGACTTGCTCACAAAGGCCTTCTAGAGTTAACACAGCTACATCTCCTTTGTCTTCACCAACCAGGTTTAGCCGCCAATCAACATTTGATGACTACTCACCTCCTGACAGCCCTCCTTATGTTGCACCACACCAACAATCACCTCATCAGAGTTTCTATAGGAGCTATAAGCCTGCTAAAGTTAATGTTGGAACAAGCATGGTGACCACTGCTAGCATGTACACACATGGTTCGCATTCCATGGACAACATATCGCTTTGTCACATTTCCACAGTTCCAGGTACCTCAAGAATCGAACACGGACAGAGATTTCATAGTGGGAGTGTTGTAGATCTAAGAACTGCAATGAAACCGACGCCATTCATCATGACTGACCATGGAATGGATTTGACTTCATTGGCCACAGAATCGCAAAAGTATTCTGGCATTATTGAAGGAAGCCCAATCCGTCAATCCACAACAATTCAACCCTTAATAATGAACCTAAACACACAGGAGCAGCAGCATATTGTGACCTCAACAGCAACAACCGTTAGTGTCACAGTGGCTGCTTCTATGTTCATGTCCCAGCCTAAGCAGCCTGTTCTGTACTGTGATCCTCTCGAAAACCGAGTCGATCTGGGGAAAGGTATGGAACCCGTAGTTTGCCTTGCTCTAAATAAATCACCCCCGACTGATCCATCTATACCAAAGATCGATGCAAGGCTGGAAGAGCTGAGTGTCCAGCAAGAGCAGTTACTCAAACAACAGCAGAAgcttcagcagcaacaacaaatTCTTGAAGAGCAGCTTCAGCAGCACCATTCTCTTCAACAACAACAAGCTGTCTCTTTTGCAAAGGTGGACTCATCCAGCCGACAACATGTGCTCAAAAAGGACATGGTTGTCACTCAGACAAGCACTTCCACACAGGTTAATGTGATCTCTCCAGCTATCACCTCTGATGTTTATAGCCATGTTTTTCAGCAAGAGACAGGTAGCATGAATTTAACGAATGTCAAGCCTCACACCATGATGGTTCAGATGGGTGGTACTGCACAAGGATCTACTGTTACACAGCTCATCAAATCAGAGGACAACCAAGATGTGATGGATCTGTCTGGACAGATAAAATCAGAAAATCAAGCCACTTGTTGTGACATGGTTTATAACCTGCCTTTTGGGGGCAGCTGTGTGGGTGTTCCATTCTCTCGAAAAACAGTCTTAGATGAGACTACTGAGCAAACCTCAACAACACAACCACAACTCTATCAGCAACCTGATTTGTATCAAGATAGACAAACATACCAAAACTGTGCGATCAAATCATATACCCTGCCATTCCCCAGACGCCTTCAGCCATCAATGTCTGAAATAAACCTCACAGAGGCAGGTTTGTTATCATATTCAGCAAATCTTGATCCCCATTATCAGTCCTCTGGAGAATTATTTACAGACACAGCGAAGGATGGATATGAAGTAGGATACAGTGGGATGGGGCTTCAGTATGGCTCCTACACAGATCTTCGTCAGGGCGATGTTGCAGCTCTACCAATTAGAAGGTATAGCTCCCTGACTAACATCAGCTCAGATTCTGGATATTTCCCAGGGGACTGGGGAGAGCCTAATCTTGCCCAGTACAGTGCTACAACTGCCAGGGAGATAAGTCGCATGTGCGCCGCCCTTAACTCTATGGATAGATATAGCAGCAACCCAGACATTCTACAACTGGCTACTGGGAGATACAGTGGTCCAccttttaatgttaatttgcTGCAAGCTCCCAGGCATAACTTAAAGTACGGTTCAGATGGAAAGCCACTTTCCCACAGTCAAACTCTAACTGACCTAATCAATGCAAGACAAGCCAGTCTTCGAGCTATGTATCCATCGGCTATAAGATCCGTTGATGGTATGATCTATTCAACTATAAACACACCCATTGCATCCACTGTCCCAATTACCACACAGCCCGGTTCTGTGCTACAGCCTTTAATAAGAGGGGTATACAGACCTTACGCTGCACCAAATATGACCCCAGTACCTCTGGCGAGCCTAACTAGATTGTCATTAGCTCCAAGGACAGGGCAACAACCTTTCCATTACCCTACACCTAATCTAGTTTCTCTGACAACTGCAAAAGTGACCATGGCTATAACAACAGCCCAAGACACACCATTGTTCCTTGGCAGGTCTTCAGTAAGCTTATCAGTAGCTGAGAGAGCGACGCCAACACAGCCCCACTCTGTGCCTGCTCATTCAACCACATCAGCACCTATTTTGATGCAAATGGTCGTTCCAGTGAGCCAAACTGACATCCCAATAAATCTATCTCTGTCTAAGACCACTGCCAAGTCTCAAATACAATACCAGCAACCCCAAGGGACACCATCTGCTCATTCCTATCTCCCAGTACACGGTCAGTCCAAAACAGACCAACCATCCCTGTCAAGTCAAAGAGGTCAATCCAACACCACTGTTCCTGGAAGTTTTATCCCACATCAAGAAAAGGAATCAGAGGAAAGACTGCATCAACAGCAGGAACAGCTTTTgcagctagagagagagagggtagaGATGGAAAAGATGCGGCAGCTACGGCTTCAGGATGAGCTTGATTGGGAGCGTGCCGAGTtgcagagagatagagaaaaagAGCATGTATTAGTTCAACGGGAAATCCAAGAATTACAGACTATAAAGCAACAGGTTTTGAATCAGCAGCAAGCTGAAAAGGAAGGTCAGCTAATCTTGCAGAGAGAGCAGCTAGCTCAACAAAAAAAGCAGCTTGACCAAATACAGTCTTTGCAACAACAGCTACAGCAGCAACTCGAGGAACAAAAGAGACAGAAGTCTTTAGCAAATACCCCGCACAGTGGCAAAGCTGGCAAAATGAATCAGCCACAGGAATTAGTCCCGGATGTGCTTTATAATGACGTTAAGGTTTTCCTAAGATCTGCATCAGAAATGTGCTTAAGGAATAGTGAGGAGCAGACAGGAAATCGGTCTATGCGAAAACAAAGATCCATGCCTCGTCTACAGGATGGACATGAGGGAGAAGTGACAATGTTTCCCTTGCCCCAACGACTTGTGAACAGTAGCGTGCAAACAGATGATGAAGATGGAGAGGAGAGGTACCTGGTGTCAAGAAGGCGACGAAATAGGCGTAGTGTGGACTGCAGTGTTCAGACAGATGATGACGAAGACAGGGCAGAGTGGGAGCAGCCAGTTAGGCGCAGACGCTCTCGTTATTCTAGACATGTGAGTGAATCTGGTGTAGACCATAAATCTGAAATGCCTTCATTCTCTACTCCAGCTGCTAGGGCTACATCATCCAGCATTGCCGTCCAGACTATTCGAGACTGCTCTTGCCAAACAGAGACAGATCACCTTACTCAAGTATCCCCAAGCATACATGTCACTGTCCCAGACCCCAACAAGGTTGAAATCGTCCACTACGTTTCTGGTCCTGAGAGGACACAGAAGGGTCAAAGCTTAGCTTGTCAAACTGACCCTGAGACCCAGCCCCAAAGCATTGTTGCTCCACAGATAAACGTGGCTACCACTGTCTGCCCCACCAGTGTCCAATTAGTTGGTTCTGCAGATCAACTCTCCCCCAGTCATCAGAGTGTTATGATGTTAGCGAGACGGAGACCTGATCCTTTGGAGTTTGGCTACCAACAGCACCTGCATAATGAGTCCTTGTCCAGCTTGATCCGGCAACAACCCAAATCACCACAGGTGCTGTATTCCCCTGTTTCTCCACTTTCCTCTCCACAACACACAATAGAAACATCATTCTCTTCTAGTGAGAGGCTGAATAAAGCCCATGTCACCCCGCAGAAGAAGTCGAGTATCGGTGAGCCGCTACAGAGACATCAGGCCCTTCCCAGGCCAATGAAGAATATCCAGAGGTCCATGTCAGACCCCAAGCCCCTGAGTCCTACCACAGATGAAAACACTAAGGCTAGGATTTCCTTTTATCAACAGCAAGCTCTTCAGAGTCAG TTGGCAGCTCTGCAGCAGAGCTCCCTTCTAAGGAAAGTGAAGAGGACTTTGCCCAGCCCTCCACCAGAGGAGACACTGACTATGGTTGCCCCTAACCTGTCCCAAATGTTTGTGCCCTCTTTGTCTTCCTTCAAGGGTGGTTCCCGCTTAGCTGCAAAGACCAGTCTGTTGAAGGACCTAACCCATGAGCTGAAGGCTGTAGAGCAAGAATCCTCAAAACTACGCAAGCAACAGGCCGAGTTAGAGGAGGAGGAAAAAGAAATTGACGCCAAGCTTAGATACTTGGAGCTAGGCATTACACAGAGAAAAGACACGTTGgtgaaggagagagaaaggaggGAGGTAACATATCTCCGCTGCATGGGAGACTCACGAGACTACATGTCAGACTCTGAACTCAACAACCTTCGTCTGACATCTGCAGCCACGTCATTCGAGGGCAATGGGCTACTGACCAGACCCAGCACAGCACCACTGAGCCAGTTTACTTGTGAGCTAAACACTGCTGCCCAGTTTCCCCCCACATCGTCCTTCATGCCGTACCAGTATCCACAAAGCCTGATAACAGCACCGACCCCACAGGCCTCTACATTGCCGAGCACAGGTTTCAATCAACCACCCTATCCATCAGTCACTCAAGCCCAAGCTCTCCCACAGCCCACCCCCTTGCAGACATATCCAACCCTGTCATACCAGGTCCCAGGGACCTTTCCTTCCCAGGGCTTTCCAATGAGCCAACCTCCATATCCGACAGACACCTCAGTCCCACCTCCAACACAGCCTAGCCATCCAGGGTTCCAGCATACCCTGCCACCTACTGGTGGAACTACTTATCCGACCTACAGTGCACCGTACCCGAGCCAAGCTCCTCCATACCCTGTCGGTCAAACAAGCACTTACCAGCCACAGGCGGACACTCTCACTTTTCAGCAAAAGCCACGTCAGACATCACTTGCTGACCTTGAACACAACATGCCCACTAATTATGAGGTTGTGAGCAACCCTACAGTAACAATTACTGCCCAGGACACAAGTTACAGCCAGTCTGGTTTGGGTCCACCCTATGGCCAATACAGCCCAGCTGTGGCAAGCACTTACGGTCCCTACTCGTCATCTGTTTCAAATACTTACGGTGGGTCATTAACAACCTCAACATCCTCTGTTTATGCACCGTACACAACAACTTCCTCGAGTGGTTATGGGCAGTACACAACAACTACTGCAAATACATATGGATACACAGTAACCACAGCCAGTTCCTACGGGCAGTACAACACCATTGTTACCAACACGTATGGGCAGGCACCAATGTCGGACTATATGCATTCAGTGGACAGCCCTTCTATGTATTCCAGTGAAGGATTGTATGGATCCTCGAGCCTAGAGCAGAATGTGTCGAGGAACTATGTCATGATTGACGACATATGCGATCTGACTAAAGAGGGTATGGGCACTGCTCCAGACTCACATCGCAGCGAGGGTCATGGGCGCTACGGGACCGATGGACTTCACACTCGAGGGGGGAGCTCATGTAGCAGACCAGAGGACGAACGTGATGCAGATCCGTACGACCAGCACCACGGCAGGG CGTACCATCTTGGTCAAGAAGAGACGGACTGGTTTGAGAAGCCCCGTGATGTTCGTGGTTCCCGTCATTATGGCAGCAATGGTCATTCCTCGAGGCGTGGCCATGTTAAGCACACATACCACGACTACGACGAGCCCCCGGAAGATCTTTGGCCCCAAACTGATTATGGCCAAAGCCGCCACGTTTCTTCTCGAGAGCACCGCCAACATGGAAGTGGAAGTTCTGGTAGGCACCCCTCACGCCACTCAGATGAGCCTCGTTCCTCTAGATCGTCGCGCTCCTCAAAGGACCCATCCATGCGGCATGACTCCCGCTCCTTGTCGTCTTCGGGGAGGAGGGGAGAGTCTCGTTCTCAGGGCTACCACTCCACAGATTACTCCTGTGATCCCTCAGGCCAACACCATAGCTCCCGTTCTGGTAAACAGTCCTCCCAATATCAGGGGTCCTCCAGTAGAAAGCAACAGGACCACCTCTCATCTTCCAGGCAGCCAGGATCACTTGGGCCTACGCAGAAGGGTTCAGGTGGACCTTCAAGTAGGCAGCCAAGCAGCTCCCAGTCAGCCATTGATGGACAACAGGGTCAGCGCTCACAGCTCCCACAGCAAGGGCAGACATCGGCCACCAGGCCAGGGCTGCAGACATCTGTCATTGGTTCAGCACAACCACAGCTAGTTCAAGCCCAGCAACTGCAGTCCAAACCTGCCCAGGCTGGCCCAATGGCTCGGCAACCCACCTCAGCAGCACAGGCAACTCCCGCTGCA ATGAAGCCAGAGCCTGTCACTGCTATTGGAGCAAAAGCATCTCCGATTCAGCCTCCCAAAACAACCCAGCCGCCTCTCACGGGAATAG GCTCTAAAGCAGGCCCGCGGCCCGGAGGAATCGGCAGTGCGGCTGCAGGTCAGCCGGGTGTGGACGGAGAGAGCGTGCTGTCCAAAATCCTGCCCGGAGGAGCTGCAGAGCAGGCTGGCAAACTAGGAGATG CCATCAGTGGGTTTGGCAAGAAGTTCAGCTCACTGTGGTGA